The stretch of DNA GGGTTGGTTTGCGAGACTCAGCCGGCGACGAATGCTCAGCGCAATGCTCTCGAGCGTATTCGCGATGGTCCTGCTGGCGTTAAACGCCGGGACGATGACGGCGGCGGTGTAGCGCGGCCCGACTGTTCCGGTGGCGTCAGTCGTGTCGATGAAGGGCATCGTGATAGTGACTCAGAATCTCATCGACGTACCGATCAGGTGAAAAGCGGGCACCCGCCGCCACCAGTTCGTCGCGTGAATGTGTGGGCTGGTCCAGTTCGCCAAGGATGCGATCGGCCCACAGGCTGCGGTCGTCGGGCAGCCAGGGATCGCGCAAACCATCGAGGGCCTCACGCAGCCCCTCGACGCGGGTCGCCAGCACCGGGGTGCCGGCGCGCAACGCTTCGACGGCCACCCGCGAAAATCCTTCGGAACGCGACGGCACCAGAACCAGCGCCATCGCCACCAGGTGATCGGCGATATCGGGCGCGTATCCGACCACGCCTATCCGACCGGCCGACGCCTTGGCGCGATCGGTCAGGGCGAGGCCGATAGGCCCGGATGCTCTGCCAACAAACAGCACATCCACGTCGGGCTTCGCGACCAGCACGCGATCGAGTGCGGGCAGGAGGTCCATCTGTCCCTTTCGCGCGCACGTCGGTCCCACCACCACGATGGTGCGCCGATCTGGTCGGGCCAATGGCGCGGATCGGACTGGCTCTGGAGCGCGCACGCCGTTGTAAATCACATGGGGCTGGGCGAACGCCGTAAACCTCGAAGCGGTCGCGTTGGAATTGCAGAGAATGCGGTCGCACAGGCGCGCCACCTTCTGGTCCCTGGGATCGGGATTGGGGATCAGGGCGTGAAAGATTACAGGCTTTTGAGTGCGTGCGAGCAGTGCCGTCACAGCGCCGTGGACACCGAATGTGTGAATCAGGTCGCACTCCCACGCGAGTCCACGGATGTCCTGGGCCGCCCAATCCGTGCGCGGAGAGACCGCACACTGCGGAATATCGCCAAAGAGCGGAGTGGTTCCTGGCACGGCCAGGACCGGTGCGTGATTTCGCGCGACAAGATCCTGGTAGAGCATTCGAAGGCCAACCTCACCGCCGCCAACGACGGTGGCAAAGTTGGCGACGAGCAACGGCCGCAGTCCCCTCATGCGCGGTTCGTATGTTAGCGTGCCCGTAGTGATTGCCATCGACCTTGTGTGTCACCTCAATGGGGACTCGGCGAGCGTGGCCCGGGGCCTTGCGATGGTGCGAAGGCGGTTGCAGGCCGCCAGCAGCGGCGGGCCGCCTCCAGTCGTCGGCCTGCGTGGCCCGTCGGACGCGCAACTGCGACTGGTGCAATCGCTGGTCGTCACGGGATTGCGACTCAAGGTCAGGATCGTTTCCCACCTGCGTGTCGCTGAAGTCCCGCTGTCTTCCTGTGCGACACGCGTCTGCCAGGCGGCCGATCGTGTGGTCGTCGAGTCGTCATTCGGCGCGCGGGCAGTCCAGTACGCGTTGCGCCACTCTGGCATGGCCCACCTCCCTCCCGTGGTCATCGTTCCTCCTGCGGTTGCACCTGCAGACGCGCGAGCGCCCCTGTCGGGACGTCACGCCCTGCGCATCGGCACGCGGGCCTCGCACAGTGGCGATGCGGACGCCTTCGAAGCTCTCGAAATTTTTCGCGCGTTCGCCAAAGGGTTGTACTGGATTTGCCATGATTGCCATCGTCTCAGCCCGTTCGTGATTGGCGAACACCTGGAACCGATCGTGGCCGCCGCTTGTCCCGCGTGTGGCAGCGTCAACGGCGCCCGGGGCGAGGTGCTGGCAGACGCGCGGCTCGTGATCGGCGGCCGGCCACTGCACGACCAACCCGTCGCTGATCGGCCCGCCCTTTGGACGCTGAGGACCGCAGCGACAGCCCTTGGGATCGCCGACCAGATCATTTGGGATGATCCGGATCTGACGATTGCGCCTGACGCGCTCCTGCTTCCGCACCAGCACGCGGACCTTTCGTTTGCAGTGCTCGATGGCTGCTCCGCCGGCATCGTCACGTTGACCACGGACTTTGGCGCAGCCGGCGGGTTGCCGCCGGGAGTGGTTCGTCTGGTTCCGCCGGGTCAGATGGAGTTTGCACCCAATGGGCACTGGGTGGCTCCCATGGATGTGGGCAGTGCTATCAGCGTACTTCGGTCCCTGTCTGTCCCGCAGGCTCACGATGCGTAAGTTGATTCTCGCGTGCGATCATCCGGATTTTCATACAGGATTCGCCACGGTCGGCCGGGCTGTCGCCCACGGCCTGCGCGCCACCGGTGAGTGGGCGATCGAACTCCTGCCGCTGTCAACTGACGAACCCCTTGATTCTTCCGTGCTCACGGCCAACCCGCCCGGCGGTGAAGGGCGGAGTCGCACTCTCCTGTGTATCGGATCACCACGCCAGCAGACGCGGCTGCTCGACACGCTCGATGGGGAGAGACTGCGCCCCCTGGTGCATGTGGTGTCGTACCTTGCGGTGGACCACGCACCCGTATCGCCGCTCCTCGGGCGGCTCTATGGCCGGCTGGACACCATCGTGCCGTACACGCGTTTTGCGGCCGAAGCGCTCCGTCGGGCGTTCCCGGAAATCTCGCCACGGCTTGCGGCGCCCATTCCGCACGGCATCGACGTGGATCTGTTTGGCGCGTCAGACTTTGCGGAACGCCGGGCCACGCGAATGCGCGTGTTCGGCGTCACCGACGATCGGACGATGGTGATCGGGTTTTTTGGTCGCAACGTCGGTCACAAACACCCGGAGCTCGCCCTCAGGATCTTCGAGGCGTTCGCCCACGGCCACTTCGGCCGATGCCTGCACTGTATGCGCGTGACGCCGTTCGATCGGGATCCGATTGATGGCTCAGCGCGCGTACGGTCGTCGTGTGCCCACTGCGGCAAAGACGGGCTCAGTCGCGTGGATGTGCCTGACTCGCGTTTGTACCTGCACACCGAGAGTGGCGCAGAACACGCCGGGTATCGCAATGGCGTGTGGAACCTCCACCGCCTTGCGCGCCATCTGGACATCCAGTCACACATCGTTCTCGACCGGTCACTGCTGCCAGGCCTGGGCGTTGACGCGGCTGAATTGGTGCGCCGGATGGGCGCGTGTGACATCCACCTCTTGTCATCGGACGCCGGGGGGTGGGAACTGACGGTACTCGAGACCGCCGCGTGCGGCGTCCCCAACGTCATCACCGATGTCGGCGGGGCGCCCGAATATGCGAGGCCATTTTCAGAGGTCGTGGCGCCCTCAGTGCGCGCACTTCAGCCGGACCGCTCCCACGCGCACATGGACATCGGCGCGGCGATCGACGCCCTGCTCAGACTGACCACTGATCCGGTCCGTCGGGCCGCGATGGGCCAGATCGCCGTGGCGACGGCGCGACACTACCGGTGGTCGAACATCATTCCCCTCTGGGATCGCGTGTTGCGCCACTCGACACCGGGCACAGCGGCAACAGACGATTGAGCCAGGCTGCCGCTTCAGGGGACACGCGCCATTTCCCAGGTGCCTGACGATGCAGTTTGAAGTGCGCTTCATCGCAGGTGTTTGCGCCGTGGATAAAGCGGAAGTAGTAGTGCGGCGGATTCCTCCAGAGGTACCAGCGCTTCGTGCGCTTCAGCGCGTCTGCAAAGACTGAGTCCTCGCCTCTGGCGAGGTCGGGGAACCTCTGGGCCGGGTCGTTGTAGGCCATGAGCGTACCGGCGAAGCCGCCCGGGTTCCCGTGTTCAAACGCGGCGTCAATGCCAAACGCGTACTTGACCTGAGAGGCCATGAAACACCCGGCGACGCCCAGTTCGGTGAGCACGCGATGCTGGGCGGTCATCAGCCGCGGATGCCGCCAGTCATCGTCATCCCAAAACACCCAGAGCGCGCCATTGGGGATGGCGTCGAGTGCGATGTTTCGCAACTCACCAAGCGAGTGGCGCTGACTGGGCCGGATCGAGATGACGCGGTCCGGCGGCAGCCGGGCCGCATCCAAATCGAGATCGAAGTCGCCGTCGTTGACCACGACGAGGTAGCGGTTGCGGTAGGTCTGCAACCGGAAGTTCTCCAGGGCGAGCATCGCCCAGCCAGCGCGATGGAGTGATTTCCCGGTAATCATGGTCGCGTAGACCGGATCGCCCTGCGTATCGAACGACGAGGTGTCGAGGTTCGTCAATGTCACGGCATCACCGCATACGGCCGCGCGCCACGCAGACACGCAAAAAGAGAGGCAGCCAGATTTCGGGCGGGTCAACCGCTCTGGAGGCACGATACGCGCGCTCGGCTTGTTGCGCCATTGCCCAGATCCAGGGGCGCACTCCAGGGATGTGTGCGGAACCGTCGTCGAGGCGCCGCGCGGCGCCGCGGGAGGCGTAAATCTGCCCCAGGTACGAAAGAGTCATCCGTTCGGCGGGAACCAGGTGTTGCACGGCAGCGTCAGGCACCCACCAGCCGCGAATGCGGTCCGCAATCATCGCGCGCAAGACCGGTGTTTCCTCGCCGCCCAGTCGTCCTGTTCCACGCGGTCCGAGCCGGGGGTCAAACGGATATCGCCGCATGATGTGGGTGTGCACGACCAGGTTGCCGCTGTACGGCAGACAGCGGTCGTCAAAAAGGAACGGCATCTGTCCGAGGTCGCGGGCTCCGTAGACGCCGCTGATGCGCTGCCAATTCGCGGTCATCCAGTCTGGCGGGTCGTACGCAAACAGGGGCC from Acidobacteriota bacterium encodes:
- a CDS encoding glycosyltransferase family 2 protein, whose product is MAAPPAPSRGRHPLIPMLFTVAVCTWNRCASLERMLQTLAAADRSGLDLEVLVVDNGSSDDTARVVQAAASMLPIRIVTEPERGVANARNTAVREARGDVIVWTDDDVLVDRDWLQAHARAVARWPGAGFYGGAIRPLFAYDPPDWMTANWQRISGVYGARDLGQMPFLFDDRCLPYSGNLVVHTHIMRRYPFDPRLGPRGTGRLGGEETPVLRAMIADRIRGWWVPDAAVQHLVPAERMTLSYLGQIYASRGAARRLDDGSAHIPGVRPWIWAMAQQAERAYRASRAVDPPEIWLPLFLRVCVARGRMR
- a CDS encoding glycosyltransferase family 4 protein, which produces MRGLRPLLVANFATVVGGGEVGLRMLYQDLVARNHAPVLAVPGTTPLFGDIPQCAVSPRTDWAAQDIRGLAWECDLIHTFGVHGAVTALLARTQKPVIFHALIPNPDPRDQKVARLCDRILCNSNATASRFTAFAQPHVIYNGVRAPEPVRSAPLARPDRRTIVVVGPTCARKGQMDLLPALDRVLVAKPDVDVLFVGRASGPIGLALTDRAKASAGRIGVVGYAPDIADHLVAMALVLVPSRSEGFSRVAVEALRAGTPVLATRVEGLREALDGLRDPWLPDDRSLWADRILGELDQPTHSRDELVAAGARFSPDRYVDEILSHYHDALHRHD
- a CDS encoding glycosyltransferase — its product is MRKLILACDHPDFHTGFATVGRAVAHGLRATGEWAIELLPLSTDEPLDSSVLTANPPGGEGRSRTLLCIGSPRQQTRLLDTLDGERLRPLVHVVSYLAVDHAPVSPLLGRLYGRLDTIVPYTRFAAEALRRAFPEISPRLAAPIPHGIDVDLFGASDFAERRATRMRVFGVTDDRTMVIGFFGRNVGHKHPELALRIFEAFAHGHFGRCLHCMRVTPFDRDPIDGSARVRSSCAHCGKDGLSRVDVPDSRLYLHTESGAEHAGYRNGVWNLHRLARHLDIQSHIVLDRSLLPGLGVDAAELVRRMGACDIHLLSSDAGGWELTVLETAACGVPNVITDVGGAPEYARPFSEVVAPSVRALQPDRSHAHMDIGAAIDALLRLTTDPVRRAAMGQIAVATARHYRWSNIIPLWDRVLRHSTPGTAATDD
- a CDS encoding glycosyltransferase family 2 protein, whose translation is MTLTNLDTSSFDTQGDPVYATMITGKSLHRAGWAMLALENFRLQTYRNRYLVVVNDGDFDLDLDAARLPPDRVISIRPSQRHSLGELRNIALDAIPNGALWVFWDDDDWRHPRLMTAQHRVLTELGVAGCFMASQVKYAFGIDAAFEHGNPGGFAGTLMAYNDPAQRFPDLARGEDSVFADALKRTKRWYLWRNPPHYYFRFIHGANTCDEAHFKLHRQAPGKWRVSPEAAAWLNRLLPLCPVSSGATRDPRGE